A genomic stretch from Carcharodon carcharias isolate sCarCar2 chromosome 27 unlocalized genomic scaffold, sCarCar2.pri SUPER_27_unloc_1, whole genome shotgun sequence includes:
- the LOC121273702 gene encoding zinc finger protein 239-like: MEKPWKCGDCGKGFKAPSELEIHRRSHTGERPFNCSVCGKGFSHLFALQRHQGVHTGERPFSCSDCGKGFSHSSALLRHQRVHAGERPFTCTKCGKGFTQSSHLQTHQRIHTGERPFTCSECGKGFSDSSTLRTHQRVHTGERPFICSECGKGFTMSSYLLRHQRVHTGERPFACSVCGKGFTLLSNLQAHQRVHTGERPFICPVCGKGFTQIFNLQTHQRVHTGERPFNCSECGKGFSDSSNLRRHQRVHTGRRPFTCSICGKGFTLLFNLQKHQRVHK; this comes from the coding sequence atggagaaaccgtggaaatgtggggactgtgggaagggtttcaaaGCGCCATCTGAGCTGGAGattcatcgacgcagtcacaccggggaaaggccattcaattgctccgtgtgtgggaagggattcagtcattTATTCGCCTTGCAAAGACACCAAGGagttcatactggggagaggccattcagctgctctgactgtgggaaaggattcagtcATTCATCtgccctgctgagacaccagcgagttcatgctggggagaggccgttcacctgcacgaagtgtgggaagggattcactcagtcatcccacctgcagacacaccagcgaattcacactggggagaggccttttacctgctctgagtgtgggaagggattcagtgattcatccacactgcggacacaccagcgagttcacactggggagaggccattcatctgctcggagtgtgggaagggattcactatgTCAAGCTacttgctgagacaccagcgagttcacactggggagaggccatttgcctgctctgtgtgtgggaaaggattcactctgTTATCCAACCTGCAGGcacaccaacgagttcacactggggagaggccgtttatCTGCCcggtgtgtgggaaaggattcactcagatattcaacctgcagacacaccagcgagttcacactggtgaGAGACCATTcaactgctctgagtgtgggaagggattcagtgattcatccaacctgcggagacaccaacgagttcacaccgggagaaggccattcacctgctccatatgtgggaaaggattcactctgTTATTCAACCTGCAgaagcaccagcgagttcacaagtga